The genomic segment CCGAAGAATCCGTTGCGCTCCAGCGCCGCAACGTAAATGCTCAAGTCCTCTTCGCTGACCACGTCGTTGTCGCGCGGAACGTCCGGGATGCGATTGCCGCCCAGCATCCCGCGATTGCGCCGCGCGGTCGCAGTTACCGCCGGCTTGCCCTCGCCCTCGGCATTGCCTTTGCGGAACGCCAGCTTCATGAAGTTCCGCACTTCGGCGTCCATCGGCGCGATCGACTCGGCAAAGCTCTCCTCGTAGTAGCGCATGTAATCCCACTGGCCCGCCGGATACTCGCTCTCGGGATACACCTTCCGATCGACCAGCGTCAGCGTGTGATCGAGTCCGCGCTCGATCGTGTAGTAGGGCACGCACAGGTTCGCGACCGCGTTGCATCGATCCGGATGATGACTCGCGAGATTCCACACCACTGGACTGCCCCAATCATGTCCGACCCACACCGCCTTTTCGCGGCCGAGCGAATCGATCAAATCGATCATGTCGCGCACGATATGCACCTGCTGGTAGTCGCTGCTCTTCGGATAAACCGTGGAGCGCCCGTAGCCGCGCATGTCCGGCGCAATCACGCGAAAGCCAAGCGCTGCCAGCGCCGGCAGTTGATGCCGCCAGCTAATCGACAGCTCGGGCCATCCGTGCACGAAGATGACCAAAGGCCCGTCTTCGGACCCCGCGGCGAGATAGAAAGTCGTATGCCGATCGGTCTTGGCGGTATGTTCCGTAATTCCCACTGGCGTTCTCCTGATAGCTCGGCGCTCGCGAAGTTGTCGATCGCGCATCGCGCCTGTTCCTGAAACTCTTCGACCGTCGCTAACACGAAGATCGACATGAAGCAACGCGACCGGTGCTCTACGCCACCTCGCTCGCGATGAAAGTCCTCGATATGGAGCCGGGGCCGCACGACGGCGGCCTCTTTGCCATCACGGGGCTTGGCGTCAAAGGCAAGCCGGAGCCGCGCTTCGGCGGCTAATACTTCGGTAGCACGTATAGCGTGATACTCTGCGGCGGCACCGTCGCCTTCAAGGTGCCGCCCGACCAAGCCTGGTTCGCCAGATGAGTAATCGCATTCGATGCGCTTAGCTGGTACACCTGCGCCGAACCTGTAACCGTGAAGTTAGCCAGTGTCAGCGTAATCGGAGTCGAACCGGACAGCACCTTGTTGATTACCATCACAGTCAGCGCTGAATCCGGCGTGCGCTGCGCGGCAAATGCTGAAAGCTGATCCGGGTTAGGAACCACTGCCGATATGCTGGTATCGCCAAAGGCGCCGCGACTACCGTTATAGTTGCGATACATCTGCATTGCTTTGTAAGTCGGCGTCGA from the Candidatus Binatus sp. genome contains:
- a CDS encoding alpha/beta fold hydrolase; protein product: MGITEHTAKTDRHTTFYLAAGSEDGPLVIFVHGWPELSISWRHQLPALAALGFRVIAPDMRGYGRSTVYPKSSDYQQVHIVRDMIDLIDSLGREKAVWVGHDWGSPVVWNLASHHPDRCNAVANLCVPYYTIERGLDHTLTLVDRKVYPESEYPAGQWDYMRYYEESFAESIAPMDAEVRNFMKLAFRKGNAEGEGKPAVTATARRNRGMLGGNRIPDVPRDNDVVSEEDLSIYVAALERNGFFGPSSWYSNHSANAKYAETARSDGYIDLPVLFINARYDYVCECTHSRLAEPMRTYCRNLKEETIRAGHWVAQEKPLEVNAALVKWLATEVAEVWPRPR